From Vanessa cardui chromosome 11, ilVanCard2.1, whole genome shotgun sequence, the proteins below share one genomic window:
- the LOC124533623 gene encoding syntenin-1-like — protein MSLYPSLEDMKVDNMVRAQMAQQQGPPAYQPYQSIAAPVGSQAAPSAPRHVYPALGEYMGLELSSDIIALNMPEYQIQTVQPSGAVCNVIAPLSSQSPSLLKATVTQGIRPVILCKDKDGKCGLRLHSVNDGVFVCYVAAGSPAALAGLRFGDQILEINDVALAGMTMEQSHALLKKAPVNGIKMAVRDRPFERTVTLHKDSLGHVGFQFKDGKVVGLVKDSSAARNGLLTDHQLLEINTINVVGMKDKEISKVIDASPSVVNVTIIPHYIYKHMISKMSSSLFKELDRTPAV, from the exons ATGTCTTTGTACCCGTCGCTTGAAGATATGAAAGTAGACAATATGGTGAGGGCCCAAATGGCTCAACAGCAGGGTCCGCCAGCATACCAACCGTATCAGTCAATAGCAGCTCCTGTTGGGTCCCAAGCGGCTCCCAGTGCACCAAGACATGTTTATCCCGCTTTAGGCGAATACATGGGCTTAGAGCTTTCATCTGACATTATTGCTCTTAACATGCCTGAGTACCAGATACAAACA GTTCAACCTTCAGGTGCAGTGTGCAATGTAATTGCACCTCTTTCATCACAGTCACCAAGTTTATTAAAAGCGACTGTTACTCAAGGAATAAGACCAGTAATTCTTTGTAAAGATAAAGATGGTAAATGTGGATTGCGATTACATTCAGTTAACGATGGGGTGTTTGTGTGTTACGTTGCCGCTGGTAGTCCTGCTGCCCTAGCCGGATTAAGATTTGGAGACCAGATATTAGAGATCAATGATGTTGCTCTAGCGGGAATGACTATGGAGCAATCTCATGCACTCCTAAAGAAAGCACCAGTTAATGGGATCAAAATGGCTGTTCGTGACAG gcCTTTCGAAAGGACTGTTACTTTGCACAAGGATTCCCTCGGTCATGTTGGCTTTCAATTTAAAGATGGAAAAGTTGTTGGTCTTGTAAAGGATTCATCGGCTGCTCGTAATGGCTTGTTGACTGACCATCAACTACTcgaaataaacacaataaatgtGGTGGGCATGAAAGATAAGGAGATATCAAAGGTTATTGATGCAAGTCCCTCAGTCGTAAATGTAACAATTATTCCACACTACATCTACAAGCATATGATAAGCAA AATGTCAAGCAGCTTGTTCAAGGAACTGGACCGTACCCCTGCTGTATAA
- the LOC124533622 gene encoding uncharacterized protein LOC124533622, which produces MKMDPPSTNKQRTPSRCREWERQRRLKFNDAISKLGEIVKSINKTNSSTGDEADNVQYPKIEIVQKAIICLTNCVNEKTQLKAEILALEVKLEAIEKKKSDKKDVSLQVTIATNKKTQNSKYVKLLMLNKSKHKNSKEKDKFITAKSSIDKKRVTVLNKTPPKLPKLLPLTNVKKENTIVMLPATPYIFPQRPVLFPQPPTIVLVDTNLQPINKSAIPIINRNSNDITKTTMVNVLPISAYSHPLSAKTKKNNVKSRNSIPKKGPKKVKSPDKKDEVAVSQSATEKDLEKITEVTSPSDKVTEVITEENKDQVKETSNDKKIQETGDTNILSLDKDTVTGNKTDTTTVISKEDISKETTDSQKVISSPKTLEPSMDHNQSNMEKTIALPNQEVSVEKSEINISNAVVSKNNKISVSEKIEEVEFKNKDNKIHAILDPTICENVVDVGNARLELAEEFLAASPTAAFLMSFPLVSGNRADSPAEEAQNINAKETTLQNETQPQQDSYFEKPIIPDNKIKPTSKPSQIAPVTNTDKSIHNQKYENNNKSTDIKTTTSVPNLMTNENPFLSLPLPSVIPSSCTLTDSTFGIDFDISVNKTVTQPTTFNNTTNNIFYKGDPFNTVKSTIYSTSSISSGHEFNGLGLYPCAMENYASKNKSDYTNVDDNLMKRLTYDIDLGWSHKSFDFVNCTTNANTFHKENILTNTTTPFSSAYNPFNPDFHVPLVPNSTKKNSTSKTGTFPEPITSFYNQGANLWSDDVSSIYTNSNVSKNFIAKQQNYFPTEHLHTNMNAKISSTPKQFYTKHMTESASEGILKSSSAVGHHVTDKYTKKSPNKMHINWMTSEIRPVQNNCNQNQPELKETIKAPYTQNELGPKKHTQSETNYFPINMHNFPSQPNHEEHVWPTTRPAGTTEISMEPPPINLPTLVGDLALGPHDKKKADNINRTLPHTELPNCGNFLSVTQLMNRSSENMPLRPNGLVTDTPKAISTKQNISHNNDVSRKSRMDNHPQICYGFNDPKAAHTYESINSFSQAKTKSSKPDKSSKTQKNSYSAESLIRGGTNYSQKLPDNSGPKFMVPQKYNDFNISQESGVAQVSHFPPIIDYSDNSYAGQQFSGTTLYNSTTNTISNSFYTNFMPGSTNLMTSNYTGGAFPSDFVDYNQSTDCNSYSNHKYSDFKMRNNIPTFPQEKDPANYKSSRREFAAKHKLECSKKDSNKKYQNKRPKLSNNEVEEWNDTSHLLWQNKTQTKRHQNIPDEITFSNYVGNQMPTQYQPDIFNSHIMQSNMQNVGPNTDRSLSSFPVASRANFNLSALFPEITMKVQ; this is translated from the exons atgaaaatgGATCCGCCCTCTACCAATAAACAACGTACTCCAAG TCGCTGTCGAGAATGGGAGCGTCAAAGACGATTAAAATTCAACGATGCCATATCAAAACTTGGGGAAATTGTTAAGTCTATCAACAAAACGAATAGTTCAACTGGAGATGAAGCTGATAATGTTCAATATCCTAAAATAGAAATTGTCCAAAAAGCTATTATTTGCTTAACAAATTGTGTTAATGAAAAAACTCAACTCA aAGCAGAGATATTAGCCTTGGAAGTTAAACTGGAAGCAATAGAAAAGAAGAAGTCTGATAAAAAAGATGTTTCATTACAAGTCACTATAGCAACAAATAAGAAAACTCAAA ATagcaaatatgtaaaattattaatgttaaataaatcaaagcacaaaaattcaaaagaaaaggATAAGTTTATAACTGCAAAATCtagtattgataaaaaaagagttactgTCCTAAATAAAACACCACCAAAGTTACCCAAGCTGCTTCCATTAACTAATGTTAAAAAAG aaaatACCATTGTTATGCTACCAGCCACACCTTATATCTTTCCGCAAAGACCTGTGTTGTTTCCACAGCCACCAACTATTGTCTTAGTTGATACAAATTTGCAACCAATCAACAAATCAGCTATACCCATTATAAACAGAAACAGCAATGATATAACAAAAACTACTATGGTTAATGTTTTGCCAATATCCGCATACTCACATCCTTTGTCAGCGAAAACCaagaaaaataatgtcaaatCTCGAAACAGTATTCCAAAAAAAGGACCTAAAAAAGTTAAGTCTCCTGATAAAAAAGATGAAGTGGCAGTTAGTCAATCAGCAACCGAAAAAGATTTAGAGAAAATAACTGAAGTCACAAGTCCTAGTGATAAAGTCACAGAGGTCATTACCGAAGAAAATAAGGATCAAGTTAAAGAAACTTCAAATGATAAGAAAATACAAGAAACAGgtgatacaaatatattaagctTGGACAAAGATACAGTTACAGGCAATAAAACTGACACTACCACAGTTATATCTAAAGAAGATATATCTAAAGAAACTACAGATAGTCAGAAAGTTATATCATCACCCAAAACTTTAGAACCATCTATGGATCACAATCAATCAAATATGGAGAAAACTATAGCTCTACCGAATCAAGAAGTCTCTGTAGAAAAATCTGAAATTAATATCTCAAATGCTGTTGTAtccaagaataataaaatatctgtctCTGAGAAAATCGAAGAagttgaatttaaaaacaaagataaCAAAATACATGCTATTTTAGATCCTACAATTTGTGAAAATGTTGTTGATGTCGGAAATGCTCGATTGGAATTGGCAGAAGAGTTTTTAGCTGCTTCACCGACTGCTGCTTTCTTGATGTCATTCCCATTAGTTAGTGGTAACAGGGCTGACAGCCCAGCTGAGGAGGCTCAGAATATCAATGCAAAGGAAACAACTTTGCAAAATGAAACACAACCACAACAGGATTCTTACTTTGAAAAACCTATTATaccagataataaaattaagccTACAAGTAAACCATCGCAGATTGCACCAGTTACAAATACTGACAAATCCATTCACAaccaaaaatatgaaaataataataaatcaactgATATTAAAACAACTACATCTGTACCAAACCTGATGACTAATGAAAATCCATTTTTGAGTTTACCTTTGCCATCAGTAATACCATCAAGTTGCACTCTCACTGATTCTACATTTGGCATAGATTTTGATATATCTGTAAACAAAACAGTCACTCAGCCAACAACgtttaataatacaacaaacaatatattttacaaaggtGATCCATTTAACACGGTTAAAAGCACTATTTATAGCACGAGTAGTATTTCGTCAGGTCACGAATTTAATGGCTTGGGCTTATATCCATGTGCAATGGAGAACTATGCGAGCAAAAATAAATCTGACTACACTAATGTTGATGACAACCTTATGAAAAGATTAACATACGACATTGATTTGGGTTGGTCTCACAAAAGTTTCGATTTTGTGAATTGTACAACTAATGCTAATACGTttcacaaagaaaatatattaactaacaCCACAACGCCCTTCTCGTCGGCTTACAACCCTTTTAATCCTGATTTTCACGTGCCATTAGTTCCCAATTCGACAAAAAAGAATTCAACTAGTAAGACTGGCACTTTTCCAGAACCAATTACGAGTTTTTATAATCAAGGTGCTAATTTGTGGTCCGATGACGTATCATCTATTTATACAAACAGTAATGTTTCAAAAAATTTTATTGCAAAgcaacagaattattttcctACAGAACATTTACATACTAACATGAATGCAAAGATAAGTAGTActccaaaacaattttatacaaagcATATGACAGAAAGCGCCTCGGAAGGCATTTTAAAATCTTCATCTGCCGTTGGACACCACGTTACtgataaatatacaaagaaatCACCGAATAAAATGCACATAAATTGGATGACATCAGAAATAAGGCCTGTGCAGAATAATTGCAACCAAAATCAACCCGAATTGAAAGAAACGATTAAAGCTCCCTACACTCAAAATGAATTAGGACCTAAAAAACATACGCAGAGCGAGACGAATTATTTCCCTATTAACATGCATAATTTTCCATCACAACCCAATCATGAAGAACACGTGTGGCCGACTACGCGGCCCGCGGGTACTACAGAAATAAGTATGGAACCGCCTCCAATTAACCTTCCTACATTAGTTGGAGACTTAGCTTTGGGTCCACATGACAAAAAAAAGGCTGACAATATAAACAGAACTCTACCACATACAGAGTTACCGAATTGTGGCAATTTTCTATCAGTCACTCAATTAATGAATAGATCGTCCGAAAATATGCCCTTACGACCAAATGGTCTAGTAACCGATACACCTAAAGCCAtttcaacaaaacaaaatatatctcaTAACAATGATGTCAGCAGAAAATCACGCATGGACAACCATCCACAAATCTGTTATGGATTTAATGATCCAAAAGCAGCACATACATATGAAAGCATTAATTCTTTCTCACAAGCGAAAACTAAATCTAGTAAGCCTGATAAAAGTTCGAAGACACAGAAAAACAGTTATTCCGCTGAATCATTAATCAGAGGCGGTACTAATTACAGTCAAAAACTGCCAGATAATAGCGGGCCAAAGTTTATGGTACCACAAAAATATAACGATTTTAATATATCCCAAGAAAGTGGAGTGGCTCAAGTTTCTCATTTTCCGCCTATAATCGACTATTCCGATAATAGCTACGCCGGACAGCAATTTTCAGGGACTACGTTATATAACTCTACTACAAATACAATATCGAAttctttttatacaaattttatgcCTGGAAGCACTAATCTTATGACCAGCAACTACACAGGCGGAGCTTTTCCAAGTGATTTTGTAGACTATAACCAAAGTACAGACTGCAATAGTTATTCAAATCATAAGTATAGtgattttaaaatgagaaaCAACATACCTACGTTCCCACAAGAGAAGGATCCtgcaaattacaaaagttctaGAAGAGAATTTGCAGCAAAGCATAAACTGGAATGCTCCAAAAAAGATTCCaataagaaatatcaaaataagagacctaaattaagtaataatgaAGTTGAGGAATGGAATGATACGTCTCATCTACTCTGGCAAAACAAAACCCAGACTAAGAGACATCAGAACATACCAGATGAGATAACATTTTCGAATTACGTAGGAAATCAGATGCCCACTCAATATCAACCAGATATATTCAACAGCCACATTATGCAATCGAATATGCAAAATGTGGGACCAAATACAGACCGATCATTATCTAGCTTTCCGGTTGCTTCTCGCGCCAATTTCAATCTTAGCGCTTTGTTTCCGGAAATAACAATG AAGGTGCAATGa